The sequence TTATCGATAGAGGCCGCGTGCGCGGGATATGCGGTGCGATGATGTTTTCAGGTGGCGATGCCGAGAAGAAGGTTAAGGTCCTCTCCGGCGGTGAGCGCAGCCGTGTCCTTTTAGGGAAACTTCTTGTAGCGCCATCCAATATCCTTTTTCTGGACGAGCCCACGCACCATCTTGACATCGAATCCTGCCAGGCGATGATGGATGCCGTCCGGGATTTCGAGGGCGCGGCCCTTGTGGTGGCGCATGACGAACATTTTTTAAACGAAGTGGCGACAAAACTCATCGTCTTTAAGAATAACAGGGTATTTTTGTACCCGGGTAATTATCGGGAGTTTCTGGAGAGCGTCGGCTGGGATGAAGCCGAAGAGGTTATACCTGCCCAGAAGCCGCAAGTCGCGCCGGCCGCCATACCGCAGCCGGTTTTTGTCCCGCCGCCGAAAAGCGAGACAGCGCCTCAGGTAAAAGGGCAGGGCGGTAAGATGGCAAGAAAGGCCCGCGCTGAATTTAACGCGATGAAAGCGAAGGTCTTGAAGCCGCTCGAAAGTAAGATTAAAAGCCTGGAGAATGAAATAATCTCTTCCGAGGAGAAGGTAGGGGAAGTGAACGGGGATCTGATGGGCGCTTCGGCAAAAGGCGGCCTTGGGGCCCTGCGAAGAAGCGAGCTTGCCAGAGAGCTTAAAGAATTGTCGGAAAAAGTAGATTTATGTTACGCCCAGCTCGATGCTGCCATGAAAGAATTTGACACCCAGAAGCGCAAATTTAGCGCCGAACCCAATGCACGAATATAAATGCACACGTTGTTCCTATATCTATATCCCCGGAGACGGGGATCCATCGCAAGGCGTAAAACCCGGTACGGCCTTTGAGGATTTGCCGGACACCTGGGCATGCCCTGCTTGCGGCGCGCCAAAAGATCAATTCAAGAAATTAGACAATTAGCGAGGCGGCAAGTCCCAAATAACTTCGGCGCCATCCTACCATAGTTTGTGATATAATTAAGCTATGCCGGTTAATAATCCCGATATCGCTCGGACATTCGACAAAATAGCCGATTTTCTGGAGATAAAAGGCGAAAATATCTTCAGGGTTAGGGCCTACAGGAACGCCGCGCTTGTTATAGCGGGCCTTGGCAGAAGCGCCGCCGACATGGCCAAAGACGGCGAAGATTTTTCCAGGTTACCCGGTATAGGCAAGGACCTCGCCGCTAAGATAGAAGAGATGGTCAAGACAGGCAGGCTTAAATTTCTCGAGAAACTTGAGAAGGATACGCCGCCGGGCCTCATTAAGATGTTGTCCATACAAGGCTTGGGCCCTCACCGTGTAAAAGCGCTGTACGAAAAATTGCGCATAAAGGATATAGACGGTTTAAAGAGAGCCGCGCTGGCAAAAAAAGTGCGTGCGCTGGAGGGCTTCGGAGAGAAGACCGAAGAGACCATACTGCGCGAGATCGAACGCGTGAAGGGAGTCGAGGGCCAGATGAAACTCGCCGATGCCGAAGAGATAGCTCTTCCGCTACTCGAATATATTAAAA is a genomic window of Candidatus Omnitrophota bacterium containing:
- a CDS encoding rubredoxin — translated: MHEYKCTRCSYIYIPGDGDPSQGVKPGTAFEDLPDTWACPACGAPKDQFKKLDN